The Dreissena polymorpha isolate Duluth1 chromosome 10, UMN_Dpol_1.0, whole genome shotgun sequence genome includes a region encoding these proteins:
- the LOC127848094 gene encoding uncharacterized protein LOC127848094, with product MATRIRLKHQAAILVIGVFLIFVWRLYSRSIIQIGLPAYSTERQEEVLFEQIKYIKSIDEVNSILASSASSGQTFSGNPLRKFNPNDIKFRNKRYPDLQADPGKTFKCKRWAVLTTIFTPPSEAVRRFLYMKNWCVVIVGDKNKPVGYVLASTMTFRNIIFLSDSDQNKMNSKFVDSLPWQSFGRKNVGYLYAIAHGAHVIWDFDDDNMLKFWIEGASPSDRLWVENFSDLKLDKFYSIPLSLVTSGLSSASTGSAQLFNPYPILGAPSNICWPRGFPLTLIRKSSDQGHFKLNLVEENIEKTVNNIGVLQSLADHEPDVDALYRLTQGTPFTFKRPAKGSDTKLIHLLSKGVYSPFNAQATLHFRNAFLALYLPVTVPGRVSDIWRSYLAQALLSLHNITIGFLPRPIVDQDRNYHSLLADLESEFALYTETNALVAFLDEWRTNKTIAGDSELRSLEDLLEELYIETYERGFIEIDDVLHIQNWILAFGSVRLNSFSTERRNTKQYKRVDGYIIDREIINIDVGKSIIVSESVEPEECTTIKNRATNITFWTSDLHDGTRLDSPSLLASLGQRFVVAGYKRRQTPYPAVFDRPGFIVPARISNEILSYRINTQATDDFMNNNFKFYENDLLFKNTDAFYCSFYAAMCQIWMPLNKTKSIVMVAGHRYNLGRCSVESWTKLNEQLWKLFKQNNDPVRVDHKHIIAGASRYDYEYLKHYTGLKHSIQLISSFSGFYTDGNKFNPTEPEILFVSYGAMFADITVNVVEIRKKYPRYQLSDLVKHKAIIFVPYSVMSFKLTEFYSLNIPLFVPSAKYFKTNGNFGSDRTSTTAPYCDNDPDLWWKMPSHPSSPHSYNPNAEYAQDPEAEMYWLQFSDFYEWPHIQYFDDGSDLNRKLQTADFLAIHKLMKAQNEIRKQELLQQWCKLIPHIKKL from the coding sequence ATGGCGACCCGCATTCGACTTAAACATCAAGCTGCAATCCTCGTTATTGGCGTTTTTCTGATATTCGTCTGGCGCCTCTATTCAAGAAGCATCATACAAATCGGTTTGCCTGCCTATTCTACGGAAAGGCAAGAAGAAGTTCTATTCGAACAAATTAAGTATATAAAGTCCATTGACGAGGTGAATAGCATACTTGCATCGTCTGCTAGCAGCGGTCAAACATTTAGTGGAAACCCCCTTCGAAAATTTAATCCCAATGATATTAAATTTAGAAACAAACGGTACCCAGACCTACAGGCGGATCCTGGTAAAACGTTTAAGTGCAAGAGATGGGCGGTCCTTACAACAATATTTACTCCGCCTTCAGAAGCTGTTCGCCGTTTCCTGTATATGAAGAATTGGTGTGTTGTAATTGTGGGTGACAAAAATAAGCCAGTAGGATATGTGTTGGCATCAACAATGACTTTTcgaaacataatatttttgagTGACAGTGAccaaaataaaatgaattcaaAGTTTGTTGACAGCCTACCGTGGCAAAGTTTTGGACGAAAAAACGTCGGATATTTATATGCAATCGCCCACGGTGCTCACGTCATTTGGGATTTCGATGACGACAATATGCTAAAGTTTTGGATCGAAGGAGCTAGTCCATCTGACAGATTGTGGGTTGAAAATTTCTCGGATCTCAAATTAGATAAATTCTATAGCATTCCACTGTCTTTAGTTACTTCAGGATTAAGTTCGGCATCCACTGGAAGTGCACAGCTATTTAACCCGTATCCCATACTAGGGGCGCCTAGCAACATCTGTTGGCCACGCGGGTTCCCTCTTACACTTATACGTAAGTCATCCGATCAAGGTCACTTCAAGTTGAACTTGGTTGAAGAAAACATAGAAAAGACAGTAAATAACATTGGTGTCCTTCAGTCTCTTGCCGACCATGAACCTGACGTAGACGCACTGTACAGGTTAACACAGGGTACGCCATTTACTTTCAAGCGCCCAGCAAAAGGTTCTGACACTAAGCTAATACATTTGCTTTCCAAAGGAGTGTACAGTCCGTTTAACGCACAGGCCACTCTGCATTTCAGAAATGCGTTTTTAGCTTTATATTTACCAGTAACCGTTCCTGGCCGGGTTTCGGATATTTGGAGAAGTTACCTAGCACAAGCTTTACTTTCTCTTCACAACATAACCATTGGATTCTTACCAAGACCAATCGTGGATCAGGACCGAAATTATCATTCATTACTCGCTGACTTAGAATCAGAATTCGCTTTGTATACTGAGACTAATGCTTTGGTAGCGTTTTTAGATGAATGGCGAACAAACAAGACCATTGCCGGTGACAGCGAGTTGCGTTCATTGGAGGATTTATTAGAGGAATTATATATAGAAACGTACGAACGGGGATTCATTGAGATTGATGACGTATTGCATATTCAAAATTGGATACTAGCTTTTGGATCAGTTCGTTTAAATTCTTTTTCTACAGAAAGAAGGAATACAAAGCAATACAAACGAGTTGATGGATATATAATTGACCgcgaaataataaatatagatGTAGGTAAATCAATTATTGTATCAGAAAGTGTCGAACCGGAGGAGTGCACAACTATAAAGAATCGGGCAACTAATATAACATTTTGGACCTCTGATTTACACGACGGGACACGGCTGGACTCGCCCTCGCTGTTGGCATCACTGGGACAGAGGTTTGTTGTGGCAGGATACAAAAGACGTCAGACGCCATATCCGGCGGTATTCGACCGGCCGGGATTCATCGTCCCAGCGAGGATTTCCAACGAAATTTTAAGTTATAGAATAAACACTCAGGCCACCGATGATTTCATGAACAATAactttaagttttatgaaaatgaCTTGCTATTTAAAAATACCGACGCTTTCTATTGTTCATTTTACGCAGCTATGTGTCAAATTTGGATGCCCTTGAATAAAACTAAATCCATAGTAATGGTAGCAGGTCATAGGTATAACTTGGGGAGGTGCTCTGTAGAAAGTTGGACTAAGCTCAATGAACAGCTGTGGAAACTGTTTAAGCAGAACAACGACCCAGTCAGAGTAGATCACAAACATATTATTGCTGGCGCCAGTCGTTACGACTATGAATATTTAAAGCATTACACAGGATTAAAGCATTCAATACAACTCATTAGCAGTTTCAGCGGATTTTACACTGACGGTAATAAATTCAATCCTACTGAACCAGAAATATTATTTGTGTCATATGGTGCGATGTTTGCTGATATCACAGTAAATGTCGTTGAAATACGTAAGAAATACCCACGATATCAGCTAAGTGACCTCGTTAAACACAAAGCCATCATATTTGTACCTTACTCTGTAATGTCTTTCAAACTGACTGAGTTCTATTCGCTGAATATTCCACTATTCGTGCCAAGCGCAAAATACTTCAAAACCAACGGTAATTTTGGATCTGATCGTACTAGCACCACGGCGCCTTACTGCGACAACGACCCTGACCTTTGGTGGAAGATGCCAAGTCACCCCTCCAGCCCGCACTCTTACAATCCGAACGCTGAATATGCTCAAGACCCGGAAGCTGAGATGTACTGGCTACAGTTTAGCGACTTTTATGAGTGGCCACATATACAATACTTTGATGATGGTAGCGATCTCAATAGAAAATTACAGACTGCTGACTTTCTGGCAATACATAAGTTGATGAAAGCGCAGAATGAAATTCGAAAACAAGAGCTTCTTCAGCAATGGTGCAAACTTATACCACATATCAAGAAACTATAA